The proteins below are encoded in one region of Micromonospora sp. DSM 45708:
- a CDS encoding ABC transporter permease, whose translation MTSATLPTAVGPDVVPGRPCLLADSVTLTMRSLARWRRDPGPLIASLGFDIVMVLMFAYLFGGALRVPGGGSYREFLMPGMFAMTMVFGISLTTLAVSADMDRGVTDRLRSMPVSPLAPLLGRAVADLLFAVVTLAVMVLAGLAVGWRAHGGAGDTLAAFGLILLLRFALVWVGIFLGLVMKGPAAVAGVQTVEFPLGFLSNAFVAPSTMPAWLGAVAEWNPLSATVGAVRELCGNPGWGGDSWVASHYPVMAVVWPLLLAAIFLPLSVVRYRSLSA comes from the coding sequence GTGACCAGCGCGACGCTGCCCACCGCGGTCGGCCCGGACGTCGTGCCCGGCCGGCCGTGCCTGCTCGCCGACAGCGTCACCCTGACGATGCGCAGCCTGGCGCGCTGGCGTCGCGACCCGGGGCCGCTGATCGCGTCGCTGGGCTTCGACATCGTCATGGTGCTGATGTTCGCCTACCTGTTCGGCGGCGCCCTGCGGGTGCCGGGCGGCGGCAGCTACCGCGAGTTCCTGATGCCCGGCATGTTCGCCATGACCATGGTGTTCGGCATCAGCCTCACCACGTTGGCCGTCTCCGCCGACATGGACCGCGGCGTCACCGACCGGCTCCGGTCGATGCCGGTGTCGCCGCTGGCCCCGCTGCTCGGCCGCGCCGTGGCCGACCTGCTGTTCGCGGTGGTCACCCTCGCGGTGATGGTGCTCGCCGGCCTCGCCGTCGGGTGGCGGGCGCACGGCGGCGCCGGCGACACGCTCGCCGCGTTCGGGCTGATCCTGCTGCTGCGCTTCGCCCTGGTCTGGGTCGGCATCTTCCTGGGCCTGGTGATGAAGGGGCCCGCGGCGGTCGCCGGCGTGCAGACGGTGGAGTTCCCGCTCGGTTTCCTGTCCAACGCGTTCGTGGCGCCGTCCACCATGCCCGCGTGGCTCGGGGCGGTGGCGGAGTGGAACCCGCTGTCGGCCACCGTCGGCGCCGTCCGGGAGCTGTGCGGCAACCCCGGCTGGGGCGGCGACTCCTGGGTGGCCTCCCACTATCCGGTGATGGCCGTGGTGTGGCCACTGCTCCTGGCCGCGATCTTCCTGCCGCTGTCGGTCGTCAGGTACCGATCCCTGAGCGCCTGA
- the helR gene encoding RNA polymerase recycling motor ATPase HelR has translation MNQSATSVFDLPEHLRAKADPELIADDERHFTTIGESLRRSIAELSDRLDAERRAAGGKGRQAVDRDQEIRRLTARLRTLRRYGLDLCLGRMVGADGADPVYVGRLGLTDGAGGRLLLDWRSPAAEPFFGATHANPMGLASRRRYRWTRGRITDYWDEVFTADRLAGHAALDDQSAFIASLGDTRSARMRDVLGTIQADQDAIIRAGSRGTLVVDGGPGTGKTVVALHRTAYLLHADPRLGERRGGVLFVGPHQPYLSYVADVLPSLGEEDVQICTLRDLVPEGAAATAETDPAAARLKSSADLVRAVDAAVRFYEEPPTSGMTVGVADAELRLTASDWADAFAAAGPGVPHNEARDDVWEELLTILLERYHGDEPEHAVRRSLAGNRDLAVAFGRAWPLLDPTDVVADLWSVPAYLRRCAPWLSVDEIRTLRRDDARAWTVADLPLLDAARQRVGDPEASRRRRRNAAALAAQRERMDTVVDALIATHAYDDGEGLMTMLSGADMRTSLIDTSGLAVADPDLLAGPFAHVVVDEAQELTDAQWQMLLSRCPSRSFTVVGDRAQARHGFAGSWRERLERVGLDRIDVAPLTVNYRTPAQVIAAAEPVIRAVLPDANVPTSIRTGDLPVRYGDRSELGAVVHGWLGAHPEGTACVIGDPTFPATARVRSLTPELAKGLEFDLVVLVDAAAFGDGVEGAVDRYVAMTRATRQLVVLG, from the coding sequence GTGAATCAATCCGCCACCAGCGTCTTCGACCTTCCCGAGCACCTCCGGGCGAAGGCCGATCCCGAACTGATCGCCGACGACGAACGGCACTTCACGACCATCGGGGAGAGCCTGCGACGGTCGATCGCCGAACTGTCCGACCGGCTGGACGCCGAGCGCCGGGCCGCCGGCGGCAAGGGCCGCCAGGCCGTCGACCGGGACCAGGAGATCCGCCGACTGACCGCGCGGCTGCGTACCCTGCGCCGGTACGGCCTCGACCTGTGCCTGGGCCGGATGGTCGGCGCGGACGGCGCCGACCCGGTGTACGTGGGCCGGCTCGGCCTCACCGACGGCGCGGGCGGCCGGCTGCTGCTGGACTGGCGCTCCCCGGCCGCCGAGCCGTTCTTCGGCGCGACCCACGCCAACCCGATGGGCCTGGCCAGCCGCCGCCGGTACCGCTGGACGCGGGGTCGGATCACCGACTACTGGGACGAGGTGTTCACCGCGGACCGGCTGGCCGGGCACGCCGCGCTCGACGACCAGTCCGCGTTCATCGCCAGCCTGGGCGACACCCGGTCGGCCCGGATGCGGGACGTGCTCGGCACCATCCAGGCCGACCAGGACGCCATCATCCGGGCCGGGTCGCGCGGCACGCTGGTGGTCGACGGCGGGCCGGGCACCGGCAAGACGGTGGTCGCGCTGCACCGCACCGCGTACCTGCTGCACGCCGACCCACGGTTGGGCGAGCGCCGGGGCGGCGTGCTGTTCGTCGGCCCGCACCAGCCCTACCTGAGCTACGTCGCCGACGTGCTGCCCAGCCTCGGCGAGGAGGACGTGCAGATCTGCACACTGCGCGACCTGGTGCCCGAGGGCGCGGCGGCGACAGCCGAGACGGACCCGGCGGCGGCCCGGCTGAAGTCGTCCGCGGACCTGGTCCGGGCGGTCGACGCGGCGGTGCGCTTCTACGAGGAACCACCCACGTCCGGGATGACGGTCGGCGTCGCGGACGCCGAGCTGCGACTGACCGCCAGCGACTGGGCGGACGCGTTCGCGGCGGCCGGGCCGGGCGTCCCGCACAACGAGGCCCGGGACGACGTGTGGGAGGAACTGCTCACCATCCTGCTGGAGCGGTACCACGGCGACGAGCCGGAACACGCGGTCCGGCGGTCACTGGCCGGCAACCGGGACCTGGCCGTCGCGTTCGGCCGGGCGTGGCCGCTGCTCGACCCGACCGACGTGGTGGCGGACCTCTGGTCGGTGCCGGCCTACCTGCGCCGGTGCGCCCCGTGGCTGAGCGTAGACGAGATCCGTACGCTGCGCCGGGACGACGCCCGCGCCTGGACGGTCGCCGACCTGCCGCTGCTGGACGCGGCGCGGCAGCGGGTCGGCGACCCGGAGGCGTCCCGGCGGCGGCGCCGCAACGCCGCGGCCCTGGCCGCGCAGCGGGAGCGGATGGACACGGTCGTCGACGCCCTGATCGCCACGCACGCCTACGACGACGGCGAGGGCCTGATGACCATGCTCAGCGGCGCGGACATGCGGACCAGCCTGATCGACACCAGCGGGCTGGCCGTCGCCGACCCGGACCTGCTGGCCGGCCCGTTCGCGCACGTGGTGGTGGACGAGGCGCAGGAGCTGACCGACGCGCAGTGGCAGATGCTGCTGTCGCGCTGCCCGTCGCGCAGCTTCACCGTGGTCGGCGACCGGGCCCAGGCCCGGCACGGGTTCGCCGGGTCCTGGCGGGAGCGGCTGGAGCGGGTCGGTCTCGACCGGATCGACGTGGCCCCGCTGACCGTCAACTACCGCACCCCGGCGCAGGTGATAGCCGCGGCCGAACCGGTCATCCGGGCCGTCCTCCCCGACGCCAACGTGCCGACGTCCATCCGCACCGGTGACCTGCCGGTGCGGTACGGCGACCGGTCGGAGCTGGGCGCGGTGGTGCACGGGTGGCTCGGCGCCCACCCCGAGGGGACCGCCTGCGTCATCGGCGACCCCACGTTCCCGGCCACGGCCCGGGTCCGGTCGCTGACCCCGGAGCTGGCCAAGGGGCTGGAGTTCGACCTGGTCGTGCTCGTCGACGCGGCGGCGTTCGGCGACGGCGTCGAGGGCGCGGTGGACCGCTACGTCGCGATGACCCGGGCCACCCGGCAGCTCGTGGTGCTCGGCTGA
- a CDS encoding DEAD/DEAH box helicase: MLLGRFAVVFAPGDPPRAGTVSFYDPTGDAVPDECDDLGEVREGELALPLDGPVAAWRVRVCAVPVADAVRQLVALRDEADVTPAAAFWSAVAVTGLHLVARGRLLPGVTPAGHDAWRVGPFDVADVERVRALAAAMPAEARATPVDPFAETLLLPDAENLVRAFLDAVADTLPRIPAAPWLTGDDRFAGLAPQPAEELREWAREVSAGVDTGLRVALRLEERGDLGAIGLTAVVRLRSLADPTVVSDAAALWTGDGHGLGEQATFEAMRAVRRAATVWQPLARLLDEAAPVELELLDEDLVDLLGGAERRLASAGIDVEWPPRLSRELDARVLISSPPEQPADPAGFFRSAAPMPRSWQLTLGGAALTDAEMDLVATSRPVVRLRGRWVAVEPELARKARERRLRPLTAYDALAATLIASAEVDDERVEVVADGWLGALRERIADPDGGPERPAPPAGLDGTLRGYQLRGLRWLDRMTSLGFGGCLADDMGLGKTITVIALHLRRRADPTLAGPTLVVCPASVLGNWEREIRRFAPGVPVRRFHGTARSLDHLTEGFVLTSYGTMRLDAAVLGGRRWGMVVADEAQYVKNRLSGTAKALREIPADARLALTGTPVENNLSELWAILDWTTPGLLDRVDTFRARWARPIEVDRDASGVDRLSRLVRPFLLRRRKSDPGIAPELPPKTVTDHLVSLTGEQTTLYRRVVDEVMGEIRTSTTGIARRGLVLKLLVGLKQVCNHPAHYLKEPHGELSGRSEKLQLLDDLLETILAEDGGALVFTQYVQMARLLERHLADRGVPAQLLHGGTPVPQREQMVQRFQAGAVPVFLLSLRAAGTGLNLTRADHVIHYDRWWNPAVEEQATDRAYRIGQTKPVQVHRLIAQGTLEDRIAALLESKRELADAVLTGGETALTELSDAELFRLVRLRDDEG; the protein is encoded by the coding sequence GTGCTGCTCGGGCGGTTCGCGGTCGTCTTCGCGCCGGGCGACCCGCCCCGGGCCGGCACGGTGAGCTTCTACGATCCGACCGGCGACGCCGTGCCGGACGAGTGCGACGACCTCGGCGAGGTCCGCGAGGGGGAGCTGGCACTGCCCCTCGACGGTCCGGTCGCCGCGTGGCGGGTGCGGGTCTGCGCCGTACCGGTCGCCGACGCGGTCCGGCAGCTCGTCGCGCTGCGCGACGAGGCGGACGTGACGCCCGCCGCCGCGTTCTGGTCGGCGGTGGCGGTCACCGGCCTGCACCTGGTGGCGCGCGGCCGGCTGCTGCCCGGCGTCACGCCGGCCGGGCACGACGCCTGGCGGGTCGGCCCGTTCGACGTCGCGGACGTGGAACGCGTCCGCGCGCTCGCCGCGGCGATGCCGGCCGAGGCCCGCGCCACGCCTGTCGACCCGTTCGCCGAGACGCTCCTGCTGCCCGACGCCGAGAACCTGGTCCGGGCGTTCCTGGACGCGGTGGCCGACACGCTGCCGCGCATCCCGGCAGCGCCGTGGCTGACCGGCGACGACCGGTTCGCGGGCCTGGCCCCGCAGCCGGCGGAGGAGCTGCGCGAGTGGGCGCGGGAGGTCTCCGCCGGCGTGGACACCGGGCTGCGGGTGGCATTGCGGCTGGAAGAGCGCGGCGACCTCGGGGCCATCGGTCTCACCGCCGTGGTCCGCCTGCGCAGCCTCGCCGACCCGACAGTGGTCAGCGACGCGGCGGCGCTGTGGACGGGCGACGGGCACGGGCTCGGCGAGCAGGCCACGTTCGAGGCCATGCGCGCGGTGCGCCGGGCCGCCACGGTGTGGCAGCCGCTGGCCCGGCTGCTCGACGAGGCCGCCCCGGTCGAGCTGGAGCTGCTCGATGAGGACCTGGTCGACCTGCTCGGCGGCGCCGAACGGCGACTCGCCTCGGCCGGCATCGACGTCGAGTGGCCGCCGCGGTTGTCCCGCGAGCTCGACGCCCGCGTCCTGATCTCCTCGCCGCCGGAACAGCCGGCCGATCCGGCCGGCTTCTTCCGCTCGGCCGCGCCGATGCCGCGAAGCTGGCAGCTCACCCTCGGCGGCGCGGCGCTCACCGACGCGGAGATGGACCTGGTCGCCACGTCCCGGCCGGTGGTCCGGCTGCGCGGGCGGTGGGTGGCGGTCGAGCCGGAGCTGGCGCGCAAGGCCCGGGAGCGCCGGCTCCGCCCGCTCACGGCGTACGACGCGCTGGCCGCCACGCTGATCGCCAGCGCCGAGGTGGACGACGAGCGCGTCGAGGTGGTGGCCGACGGCTGGCTCGGCGCGCTGCGCGAGCGGATCGCCGACCCGGACGGCGGCCCGGAGCGCCCGGCCCCGCCGGCCGGGCTGGACGGCACGCTTCGCGGGTACCAGCTACGCGGGCTGCGCTGGCTGGACCGGATGACCTCGCTCGGCTTCGGCGGCTGCCTCGCCGACGACATGGGTCTGGGCAAGACGATCACGGTCATCGCGCTGCACCTGCGCCGCCGGGCCGACCCGACCCTCGCCGGGCCGACGCTTGTGGTCTGCCCCGCCTCGGTGCTCGGCAACTGGGAACGCGAGATCCGGCGGTTCGCGCCGGGCGTGCCGGTCCGCCGGTTCCACGGCACCGCCCGCTCACTCGACCACCTCACCGAGGGATTCGTGCTGACCAGCTACGGCACCATGCGGCTGGACGCCGCGGTGCTCGGCGGGCGGCGGTGGGGGATGGTGGTCGCGGACGAGGCGCAGTACGTGAAGAACCGGCTCAGCGGCACCGCGAAGGCGCTGCGCGAGATCCCGGCCGACGCCCGCCTGGCGCTGACCGGCACGCCGGTGGAGAACAACCTTTCCGAGCTGTGGGCCATTCTCGACTGGACCACGCCCGGCCTGCTGGACCGGGTCGACACGTTCCGGGCCCGCTGGGCCCGGCCGATCGAGGTGGACCGCGACGCGTCCGGCGTGGACCGGTTGTCCCGCCTGGTCCGTCCGTTCCTGCTGCGGCGCCGCAAGTCCGACCCGGGCATCGCGCCGGAGCTGCCGCCGAAGACGGTCACCGACCATCTGGTCTCGCTCACCGGCGAGCAGACGACGCTCTACCGCCGGGTCGTCGACGAGGTGATGGGCGAGATCCGCACCAGTACGACCGGCATCGCCCGCCGCGGGCTGGTGCTGAAGCTGCTCGTCGGCCTGAAACAGGTGTGCAACCACCCGGCGCACTACCTGAAGGAGCCGCACGGCGAGCTGTCCGGCCGCTCGGAGAAGTTGCAGCTCCTCGACGACCTGCTGGAAACCATCCTCGCCGAGGACGGCGGCGCCCTGGTCTTCACCCAGTACGTGCAGATGGCCCGGCTGCTGGAGCGGCACCTGGCCGACCGGGGCGTGCCGGCGCAACTGCTGCACGGCGGCACACCGGTGCCGCAGCGCGAGCAGATGGTCCAGCGGTTCCAGGCCGGCGCGGTGCCGGTGTTCCTGCTCTCCCTCAGGGCGGCCGGCACCGGTCTCAACCTGACCCGCGCCGACCACGTCATCCACTACGACAGGTGGTGGAACCCGGCCGTGGAGGAGCAGGCCACCGACCGGGCGTACCGGATCGGGCAGACCAAGCCGGTGCAGGTGCACCGGCTGATCGCCCAGGGCACCCTGGAGGACCGGATCGCGGCGCTGCTGGAGTCCAAGCGGGAGCTGGCCGACGCGGTGCTCACCGGCGGCGAGACCGCGCTGACCGAACTCTCCGACGCCGAGCTGTTCCGGCTCGTGCGGCTGCGCGACGACGAGGGATGA
- a CDS encoding NIPSNAP family protein: MITCVVHYTIDPARIEAFERFARAWMTLVARHGGVHHGYFLPAEGASDRAEALFSFESLAAYERYRTRFGVDPEFVAADRIRDESGCVLRYERTFMRPLLPTD, from the coding sequence ATGATCACGTGCGTCGTGCACTACACCATCGACCCCGCGCGGATCGAGGCGTTCGAACGGTTCGCCCGCGCCTGGATGACGCTGGTGGCCCGGCACGGCGGCGTGCACCACGGCTATTTCCTGCCCGCCGAGGGCGCCAGCGACCGGGCCGAGGCGCTGTTCAGCTTCGAGAGCCTGGCGGCGTACGAGCGGTACCGCACCCGGTTCGGCGTGGACCCGGAGTTCGTCGCGGCCGACCGGATCCGCGACGAGTCGGGGTGCGTGCTGCGGTACGAGCGCACGTTCATGCGCCCGCTCCTGCCGACCGACTGA
- a CDS encoding helix-turn-helix transcriptional regulator, which yields MPTTSARLLALLSLLQARRDWPGAVLAERLGVSARTVRRDVDRLRELGYPIAAAKGPDGGYRLGAGSALPPLLFDDEQAVALTVALQTAATTVTGIEDAAARALTTVRQVMPARLRHRVDALRVVAVERAGGPARPRVEPGLLVTLSAAVHAREVLRFDYPAGPAADPADGVPPPRRVQPHHLVTWGGRWYLVAWDLDRDDWRTFRVDRISPRTPTGPRFTPRELPGGDVAAFVAGRFRGAGGPGDWPCQGEVILDLPARTVSTWTRDGLVEELGPDRCRLVLGAWSWPGLAALLGRYDADIEVVGPPELRDAFARLARRYAAAAEAPDARRGDPGGVSRSAGAGA from the coding sequence ATGCCGACGACGTCCGCCCGCCTGCTCGCCCTGCTGTCGCTCTTGCAGGCCCGCCGCGACTGGCCGGGCGCGGTGCTGGCCGAACGGCTCGGGGTGAGCGCACGCACCGTGCGCCGCGACGTGGACCGGCTACGCGAGCTGGGCTACCCGATCGCCGCCGCCAAGGGCCCGGACGGGGGCTACCGGCTGGGTGCCGGGTCGGCGCTGCCGCCGCTGCTCTTCGACGACGAGCAAGCCGTGGCGCTCACGGTGGCGTTGCAGACCGCGGCGACCACCGTGACCGGCATCGAGGACGCCGCCGCGCGGGCGCTGACCACGGTCCGGCAGGTCATGCCGGCGCGGCTGCGCCACCGCGTCGACGCCCTGCGGGTGGTCGCGGTGGAGCGGGCCGGCGGCCCGGCCCGGCCCCGGGTCGAGCCGGGCCTGCTGGTGACGCTCAGCGCCGCCGTGCACGCCCGCGAGGTGCTGCGTTTCGACTACCCGGCCGGGCCGGCGGCCGACCCGGCGGACGGCGTGCCGCCACCCCGCCGGGTCCAGCCGCACCACCTCGTCACCTGGGGCGGGCGCTGGTACCTCGTCGCCTGGGACCTGGACCGGGACGACTGGCGCACGTTCCGGGTGGACCGGATCAGTCCGCGTACCCCCACCGGCCCCCGGTTCACACCCCGGGAGCTGCCCGGCGGGGACGTGGCGGCGTTCGTCGCCGGCCGGTTCCGCGGTGCCGGCGGTCCGGGTGACTGGCCGTGCCAGGGGGAGGTGATCCTCGACCTGCCCGCCCGGACGGTCTCCACGTGGACCCGCGACGGCCTGGTCGAGGAGCTCGGCCCGGACCGCTGCCGGCTGGTGCTGGGCGCCTGGTCCTGGCCCGGACTGGCCGCCCTGCTCGGCCGGTACGACGCCGACATCGAGGTGGTCGGGCCGCCCGAGCTGCGGGACGCGTTCGCGCGCCTGGCCCGGCGTTACGCCGCCGCGGCCGAGGCCCCGGACGCTCGGCGGGGAGACCCCGGCGGCGTCAGTCGGTCGGCAGGAGCGGGCGCATGA
- a CDS encoding SWIM zinc finger family protein, translating to MTDVDCDFGFDDELDDDEAAEPAGDDGRARSFAAFGPVRRIGRTFADTWWGNAWIESMEHTALDADQLRKGRRYAFAGQVGPITVSPGRISAPVHDGDQYTPHDTVVRIGTLSDAQWDRLLDRVAARAGHIAALLDRDMPRELVATADDAGVRLLPGYGDLEPACDCPSWDHPCRHAAALSYQASWLLDRDPFVLLLMRGRAEPELIEELRARNTGRPAAAEEVAVVGVRAEEAYATAPAALPAPPPAVHGEPMALAPLLDPHDAPGLDAEALGVLAADAASRARHLLSATAAEVLAPEPDAWQDAVRLAARMPRSRAARRLGEASGRADDLPRAIRAWEYAGVAGLDAVDAVFSPPKELVSRATDALRAAGVTGDGAPQVKNWRNRWTVGRDVQVRYGRDGHWYPFRRRSGQWWPAGPPGPDPADALLDLSRD from the coding sequence ATGACGGACGTGGACTGCGACTTCGGGTTCGACGACGAGCTGGACGACGACGAGGCGGCCGAGCCGGCCGGGGACGACGGGCGGGCCCGCAGCTTCGCGGCGTTCGGGCCGGTCCGGCGGATCGGCCGGACGTTCGCCGACACCTGGTGGGGCAACGCCTGGATCGAGTCGATGGAGCACACCGCGCTCGACGCGGACCAGCTCAGGAAGGGCCGGCGGTACGCGTTCGCCGGTCAGGTCGGGCCGATCACGGTGAGCCCCGGGCGGATCTCCGCGCCGGTGCACGACGGCGACCAGTACACCCCGCACGACACCGTGGTCCGGATCGGAACGCTCTCCGACGCGCAGTGGGACCGCCTGCTGGACCGGGTCGCCGCCAGGGCCGGACACATCGCCGCGCTGCTCGACCGGGACATGCCGCGCGAACTGGTGGCCACCGCCGACGACGCCGGGGTGCGGCTGCTGCCCGGCTACGGCGACCTGGAGCCGGCGTGCGACTGCCCGTCCTGGGACCACCCCTGCCGGCACGCCGCCGCGCTGTCCTACCAGGCGTCCTGGCTGCTGGACCGGGATCCGTTCGTGCTGCTGCTGATGCGTGGGCGGGCGGAGCCGGAGCTGATCGAGGAGCTGCGCGCGCGCAACACCGGCCGCCCGGCCGCCGCCGAGGAGGTGGCCGTCGTCGGCGTCCGGGCCGAGGAGGCGTACGCGACCGCCCCGGCCGCGCTGCCCGCGCCGCCGCCGGCGGTCCACGGTGAGCCGATGGCGCTCGCGCCGCTGCTGGACCCGCACGACGCGCCCGGCCTGGACGCCGAGGCGCTGGGCGTGCTCGCCGCGGACGCCGCGTCCCGGGCCCGGCACCTGCTCTCCGCCACCGCGGCTGAGGTGCTCGCGCCCGAGCCCGACGCCTGGCAGGACGCCGTGCGGCTGGCGGCGCGGATGCCGCGCTCGCGGGCCGCGCGCCGCCTCGGCGAGGCCAGCGGCCGGGCCGACGATCTGCCCCGGGCGATCAGGGCCTGGGAGTACGCCGGCGTCGCCGGCCTGGACGCGGTCGACGCGGTGTTCAGCCCGCCGAAGGAGCTGGTGTCCCGGGCCACCGACGCGCTGCGCGCGGCCGGGGTCACCGGCGACGGCGCACCGCAGGTGAAGAACTGGCGCAACCGCTGGACCGTGGGCCGGGACGTGCAGGTGCGCTACGGCCGGGACGGCCACTGGTACCCGTTCCGCAGGCGCTCCGGCCAGTGGTGGCCGGCGGGTCCGCCCGGCCCGGACCCGGCCGACGCGCTGCTGGACCTGTCGCGGGACTGA
- a CDS encoding DinB family protein: MTMTVPTTTPTTLDAERTDLLRALADARAALTATVRDLTDVQAGERPTASALCLGGVLKHVASGEEAWLRFVVEGPTVMTFALPDGVTWAEFMAGTARELPQWAIERERTFQMLPEDTLPAILDRYARVAARTEEIVSTVADLSAAQPVPEAPWNEPGTVLSVRAVLMHVIAETRQHTGHAEILRETLDRRTTT, encoded by the coding sequence ATGACCATGACCGTCCCCACCACGACCCCCACCACGCTCGACGCCGAACGGACCGACCTGCTCCGGGCGCTGGCCGACGCCCGGGCCGCGCTGACCGCCACGGTGCGCGACCTGACCGACGTCCAGGCGGGGGAGCGCCCCACCGCCAGCGCGCTCTGCCTGGGCGGCGTGCTCAAGCACGTCGCGTCCGGCGAGGAGGCCTGGCTGCGGTTCGTGGTCGAGGGCCCGACGGTGATGACCTTCGCCCTGCCCGACGGCGTGACCTGGGCGGAGTTCATGGCCGGCACGGCGCGCGAGCTGCCGCAGTGGGCGATCGAGCGGGAGCGGACGTTCCAGATGCTGCCCGAGGACACCCTGCCGGCGATTCTCGACCGGTACGCGCGGGTCGCCGCCCGCACCGAGGAGATCGTCTCCACAGTGGCCGACCTGTCGGCGGCCCAGCCGGTGCCGGAGGCCCCCTGGAACGAGCCCGGCACGGTGCTGAGCGTGCGCGCGGTGCTGATGCACGTCATCGCCGAGACCCGGCAGCACACCGGGCACGCGGAGATCCTGCGCGAGACGCTCGACCGGCGCACCACCACCTGA
- a CDS encoding ATP-binding cassette domain-containing protein — protein sequence MTAGEHAIIAEGLRKRYGDSYALDGFDLRVPPGTVCGLLGPNGAGKTTSVRILSTLLRFDEGRAEVAGFDIARQADRVRHRIGLVGEHAAVDEVLSGYQNLVIFGRLCHLGTKRARRRATELLERFGLAEAGDKPVKAYSGGMRRRLDLAAGMILTPSVLFLDEPTTGLDPRSRNEVWEAVRELVRAGTTVLLTTQYLDEADQLADQISVIDTGRVIAEGTPDELKARLGGDRIDLVVHDAGDLTVAAARLRLVARAEPEVDPDRRLVSARVGNRAGALTELLRALDAGGVTVADVALRRPTLDEVFLHLTGHRPGTAGEVPA from the coding sequence GTGACAGCGGGCGAGCACGCGATCATCGCGGAGGGGCTGCGCAAGCGGTACGGGGACAGCTACGCCCTGGACGGGTTCGACCTGCGGGTCCCGCCGGGCACCGTGTGCGGACTGCTCGGCCCGAACGGCGCCGGCAAGACCACCTCGGTGCGCATCCTGTCCACCCTGCTCCGGTTCGACGAGGGCCGGGCCGAGGTCGCCGGCTTCGACATCGCCCGGCAGGCCGACCGGGTGCGCCACCGCATCGGTCTGGTCGGGGAGCACGCCGCGGTGGACGAGGTGCTCAGCGGCTACCAGAACCTCGTCATCTTCGGCCGGCTCTGCCACCTCGGCACGAAGCGGGCCCGGCGGCGTGCCACCGAGCTGCTGGAGCGCTTCGGCCTCGCCGAGGCCGGCGACAAGCCGGTCAAGGCGTACTCGGGCGGCATGCGACGCCGGCTCGACCTCGCCGCCGGCATGATCCTCACCCCGTCGGTGCTCTTCCTCGACGAGCCGACCACCGGTCTGGACCCGCGCAGCCGCAACGAGGTCTGGGAGGCCGTCCGTGAGCTGGTCCGCGCCGGCACCACCGTGCTGCTCACCACGCAGTACCTGGACGAGGCCGACCAGCTCGCCGACCAGATCTCGGTGATCGACACCGGACGGGTCATCGCCGAGGGCACCCCCGACGAGTTGAAGGCGCGGCTCGGCGGCGACCGGATCGACCTCGTGGTGCACGACGCCGGTGACCTGACCGTGGCCGCCGCGCGGCTCCGTCTGGTCGCCCGTGCGGAGCCGGAGGTCGACCCCGACCGCCGCCTCGTCAGCGCCCGGGTCGGCAACCGCGCGGGCGCGCTCACCGAGCTGCTGCGGGCGCTCGACGCCGGCGGCGTCACCGTGGCGGACGTGGCGCTGCGCCGTCCGACGCTCGACGAGGTGTTCCTGCACCTGACCGGCCACCGCCCGGGGACCGCCGGGGAGGTGCCCGCGTGA
- a CDS encoding TetR/AcrR family transcriptional regulator: MTKERRGKADPARSLAILWRTREPTSRGTGPGLSVDRIVRAAVEIADAEGIDALTMRRVSEALGAGTMSVYTYVPGKSELLDVMVDTVYGDMPRPADVPGGWRGRLDRIARDNLALYRAHPWLLRAETSRPVLGPHTLAKYDYELTAVADIGLDDVEMDAVLTLVLGHVKSIARADYDGAQLERETGMTDGQWWQIHGPWLEKFMTSGSYPTAARVGSAAGAAHGAAYGPEHAFEFGLRRVLDGIAVVVAERTGGAGPLGSPPTDAGR; the protein is encoded by the coding sequence ATGACGAAGGAGCGCAGGGGCAAGGCCGACCCCGCCCGCAGCCTGGCCATCCTCTGGCGCACCCGGGAGCCCACCAGCCGTGGGACGGGTCCGGGCCTCAGCGTCGACCGGATCGTGCGGGCGGCCGTCGAGATCGCCGACGCCGAGGGCATCGACGCGCTCACCATGCGGCGGGTCAGCGAGGCGCTGGGTGCCGGCACCATGTCGGTCTACACCTACGTGCCCGGCAAGTCGGAGCTGCTCGACGTCATGGTCGACACGGTCTACGGCGACATGCCGCGCCCGGCCGACGTGCCGGGCGGCTGGCGGGGCCGGCTGGACCGGATCGCCCGGGACAACCTGGCGCTCTACCGTGCCCATCCGTGGCTGCTGCGCGCCGAGACCAGCCGGCCGGTGCTCGGCCCCCACACGCTCGCCAAGTACGACTACGAGCTGACCGCCGTGGCCGACATCGGGCTGGACGACGTGGAGATGGACGCCGTGCTCACCCTGGTCCTGGGGCACGTCAAGAGCATCGCCCGCGCCGACTACGACGGCGCGCAGCTGGAACGCGAGACCGGGATGACCGACGGGCAGTGGTGGCAGATCCACGGCCCGTGGCTGGAGAAGTTCATGACCTCCGGCAGCTACCCGACCGCGGCCCGGGTCGGCTCGGCGGCCGGGGCGGCGCACGGCGCGGCCTACGGCCCGGAGCACGCCTTCGAGTTCGGGCTGCGGCGGGTGCTGGACGGCATCGCGGTGGTGGTCGCCGAGCGGACGGGCGGGGCCGGCCCGCTCGGCTCGCCCCCGACCGACGCCGGGCGGTGA